A single genomic interval of Electrophorus electricus isolate fEleEle1 chromosome 4, fEleEle1.pri, whole genome shotgun sequence harbors:
- the LOC118241152 gene encoding interferon-induced very large GTPase 1-like gives MCLCFIVVFVHSLQFSMFYIFISFGDENILLGQQQVPLEPPHLPRARTVSGRIISVINILDLHEGELYLDPVDHAIDQLFTENNIHSFIFALKLGQLTDDDMAGLEWLQRKFGENVLSFVIILFTYEREEACDTIIDDLKKNSVLEELLKKCGDRYHTCSKSMNNQSEMRTLLEKIDHLVSENKQHCYTADQTSLKTREKQRVRSQITARAAVQIQEDDIDSLSISQDPNIQRKGEVADLGATEDVPGPSEKDKLKREQINDLFHRLNNGAQHTLIIADFLKITASSLNCHEHCEEKDLVHTFLQRLLMMDYTARYIPVREQDTNTSTQQKAADEIDIFAALFVKETVVVDRATQLAQVHPMDIQMVAFHSADHFLRQLMVAKLSQCQYAVPLIVPNPFSGVLEFPLWSLRQIKKTWKSKDNIGNITNKNKSMYEAETPMVAFFRLGSVSPSKSQMINSLINERHHTFFDRNCTQSSKTRHLMDGVVEIAWYCPAGKTSDSFSDCIAFCNLHGDAGINSVQRDILIKMATVIVVLIPKLGKDDNNMTIVKDLSMSPKPLIFLLTDDDSAVQKMYNGKFKLGVKNRSQSDVAKELRKTIQECCTKSSTFKLENVGQHAAIVVDEESGDCQSAKEAANRIMSLLQHEDLANIKIKYLPCQGKLWHDWCQKNKDLYRLMGNLEKHKTSLKHEMNQIRSQQNKCAFSHLMKLFLHSLNTLTKNERVYLLKWVGILLDRLTSDYLSERLHAYDEKWSTVLDLKKKQNKSASLTCHQAELEQISKELNAATFGVEHILREMGQIYESCNSIKSTEKNKCEQLNFSSLPQQAAEIIISGYPMELMDGDAAHVPLVWVSAVLDELIKILGNQRVFVLSVLGIQSSGKSTMLNAMFGFQFAVSAGRCTRGAFMQLVKVSQEMKAELKFDYILVVDTEGLRALELDGKATIHHDNELATFVIGLGNLTLINIFGENPAEMQDILQIVVQAFLRMKKVRLIPSCMFVHQNVGDITAGEKTMEGRRRLQGKLDEMTKLAAKEEVCDAECFSDIIEFNVQTDVKYFAQLWEGSPPMAPPNPCYSENIQELKRNILSKISTNRGITLSQFKASISDLWNALLNENFVFSFRNTLEVAAYRKLEQEYSKWTWSLRSAMMALENKLHNRVINEKSLKVEEKDIVSQMKETKKEVDKSVDHFFSKDHDKEILIQWRDRFERKIVDLYSELVERTKRKLNQVCQQKIAIEKIDEQKKMYENKLFKLSKELALSLNKKKTDENTLKSKFNDIWSRWVTDLTQDAPPVGDIDIWGDVIKILTETYELSLVCDRQGQDNYKSIDVLGNYSDYVIFKKLRDHPQASQQPTEEYSMFNQISYQICNTAKQLYSKWNKNNKKSENEPKANLLSAEDNSLLRALAGNAFQKTKKEIQRISSAETGYNHSYIQQIIESVKISVNAHESKSGYMLKREFSVDLCLYVCDFAVEQFTELHKKFKESSDVRGYLEKQRPQYFRVFKNYCSGATSTAVFGEFIVEKLEPSILQAAYDQTAIDLTEKMKCEVPAFSGNRSNLEKHILTSLAEEENFENYIEYIHKPKEHFNGFITKEVKNFIENSAEVIKTLKNNIQSKGKCVIDAVNEATVEDCGGNLDMWLQNLSIRLKDELQFKEQACVDQKEITDLGFLQEVVKKGLMDNMSKLSSSIQDVSVLKLKMFRKKPDQILIEHLCRCCWVQCPFCNAICTNTMEDHAGDHMVRFHRNCGINGWSFMFTNDLGVDFCTTAVSSSDLHFRTSAGVFAFKEYRKAGGEHARWNITADNSEMPYWKWFVCRFQEDLENHYKKRFMGHGEIPPEWKNYTKDAAIKSLSEL, from the exons ATGTGCTTATGCTTTATTGTGGTGTTTGTACACAGTCTGCagttttcaatgttttatatatttatctccTTTGGAGATGAGAACATCCTACTTGGACAACAGCAAGTTCCTCTAGAACCACCCCACTTACCCAGAGCAAGAACTGTTTCAGGGCGAATCATTTCAGTGATCAATATACTTGACTTACATGAGGGAGAACTCTACCTGGACCCTGTAGATCATGCCATTGATCAGTTATTCACAGAAAACAATATCCATTCTTTCATCTTTGCTTTAAAACTTGGTCAGTTAACGGATGATGATATGGCAGGACTAGAATGGCTGCAGAGAAAGTTTGGAGAAAATGTTCTTTCATTTGTGATAATTCTCTTCACTTACGAGAGAGAGGAGGCCTGTGACACCATTATAGATGACCTGAAGAAAAACAGTGTTCTAGAGGAGCTGCTGAAGAAGTGTGGAGACAGATATCACACCTGCAGCAAGAGCATGAACAACCAATCAGAGATGAGAacactgctggagaagattGACCATCTGgtctctgaaaacaaacaacactgcTACACTGCTGACCAAACATCCTTAAAGACCAGGGAAAAACAACGTGTTAGGAGCCAAATAACTG ctAGAGCTGCAGTTCAGATTCAAGAAGACGACATTGACTCCCTAAGCATCAGTCAGGACCCAAATATACAAAGAAAG GGAGAAGTGGCAGACTTGGGAGCAACAGAAGATGTACCAGGCCCAAGTGAAAAAGATAAGCTTAAAAGGGAACAGATAAATGATCTTTTTCACAGACTCAACAATGGTGCCCAACATACACTAATAATTGCTGACTTTCTCAAAATAACAGCCTCATCATTAAATTGCCATGAACACTGTGAGGAGAAAGATTTGGTTCATACATTCCTACAAAGACTGCTGATGATGGACTACACAGCAAGGTACATCCCAGTTAGAGAGCAGGACACTAATACCAGCACACAACAGAAAGCTGCAGATGAAATAGATATTTTTGCTGCCCTTTTTGTCAAGGAAACTGTAGTGGTTGATAGGGCAACACAGCTGGCCCAGGTTCACCCAATGGATATTCAGATGGTTGCTTTTCACAGTGCAGACCACTTCCTTCGACAATTAATGGTGGCTAAGCTTTCACAGTGCCAGTACGCTGTACCTCTGATTGTTCCAAACCCCTTCAGCGGTGTACTCGAATTTCCATTGTGGTCACTGCGGCAAATTAAAAAAACGTGGAAATCAAAGGATAATATAGGTAatatcacaaacaaaaacaaatcaatgtaTGAAGCTGAAACTCCAATGGTGGCTTTCTTCAGACTGGGTTCTGTGTCACCATCCAAGTCACAAATGATTAACAGCTTGATCAATGAACGACACCATACGTTTTTTGACAGAAATtgcacacagagcagcaaaacCCGACATCTGATGGATGGAGTTGTTGAAATTGCCTGGTATTGTCCAGCTGGAAAGACCTCTGATTCATTCTCCGACTGCATTGCCTTCTGTAATCTTCACGGTGATGCAGGAATCAATTCTGTCCAGCGTgatattttgataaaaatggCCACAGTAATTGTTGTCCTTATACCAAAACTTGGTAAGGATGACAATAATATGACAATAGTTAAGGACCTCTCAATGTCCCCAAAGCCTCTAATTTTTCTTCTCACAGATGATGACTCAGCTGTTCAGAAAATGTATAATGGAAAGTTCAAACTTGGTGTGAAGAACAGAAGTCAATCTGATGTGGCTAAAGAATTAAGAAAGACAATCCAAGAATGTTGCACAAAATCCTCTACTTTTAAACTTGAGAATGTTGGCCAACATGCTGCAATAGTAGTGGATGAAGAGTCGGGAGACTGTCAGAGTGCAAAGGAAGCAGCAAACCGGATCATGAGTCTGCTGCAACATGAAGACCTGGCAAACATCAAAATTAAATACTTACCCTGTCAAGGAAAACTGTGGCATGACTGGTGTCAGAAGAACAAAGATCTTTATCGCTTAATGGGGAACCtggaaaaacataaaacatccctaaaacatgaaatgaatCAAATTCGAAGTCAGCAGAATAAATGTGCTTTCAGTCATCTTATGAAGCTGTTTCTTCACAGTCTGAACACActaacaaaaaatgaaagagtATATCTTCTCAAGTGGGTTGGAATTCTACTAGACAGACTTACTTCAGATTATCTATCTGAACGTCTTCATGCATATGATGAGAAATGGTCCACAGTTTTGGatctgaagaaaaaacagaataaatcagCATCACTGACATGTCACCAAGCAGAGCTTGAACAAATTTCAAAAGAGTTGAATGCAGCAACCTTTGGTGTAGAGCACATCCTTAGAGAAATGGGTCAAATATATGAATCTTGTAATTCaataaaaagcacagaaaaaaacaagtgtGAGCAACTAaacttctcctccctccctcagcaAGCTGCAGAAATAATTATATCTGGATACCCAATGGAACTGATGGATGGTGATGCTGCTCATGTTCCTCTGGTCTGGGTTTCAGCAGTTCTAGATGAACTCATCAAGATCTTGGGAAACCAGAGAGTCTTTGTGCTGTCAGTCTTGGGGATCCAGAGCTCTGGGAAATCCACCATGCTGAATGCCATGTTTGGATTCCAGTTTGCAGTCAGTGCAGGCAGATGCACCAGAGGAGCCTTCATGCAGCTGGTCAAAGTGTCACAGGAGATGAAGGCAGAACTGAAGTTTGACTACATTTTAGTTGTTGACACTGAAGGTCTCAGAGCTTTAGAGTTAGATGGAAAAGCAACCATACATCATGACAATGAACTAGCTACATTTGTCATAGGGCTTGGAAATTTAACTTTGATCAACATTTTTGGAGAGAACCCTGCTGAGATGCAGGACATACTTCAGATTGTTGTTCAAGCCTTCCTGAGAATGAAGAAGGTCAGACTGATCCCCagttgcatgtttgtgcatcaAAATGTTGGAGACATCACTGCTGGTGAGAAAACTATGGAGGGAAGAAGACGTTTGCAAGGGAAACTAGATGAGATGACTAAGTTGGCAGCTAAAGAGGAAGTCTGTGATGCTGAATGTTTCAGTGATATCATAGAATTCAATGTTCAGACAGATGTGAAGTACTTTGCACAGCTGTGGGAGGGCAGTCCACCAATGGCACCACCAAACCCATGCTACAGTGAAAATATTCAAGAGCTGAAGAGAAACATTCTCTCTAAAATCTCCACAAACAGAGGTATAACACTCTCACAGTTCAAAGCAAGCATTAGTGATTTATGGAATGCACTTCTGAATGAAAATTTTGTGTTTAGCTTCAGAAACACTTTAGAGGTGGCAGCTTACAGGAAATTGGAGCAGGAGTACAGTAAATGGACCTGGAGCCTAAGGAGTGCTATGATGGCACTTGAGAACAAACTACACAACCGAGTCATCAATGAAAAGTCATTAAAGGTTGAGGAAAAAGATATTGTATCACAaatgaaagagacaaagaaagaagtAGATAAATCAGTTGATCACTTCTTCAGCAAAGACCATGATAAAGAAATTTTAATCCAGTGGCGTGATAGGTTTGAGAGAAAAATAGTGGACCTTTACAGTGAGCTTGTGGAACGGACAAAAAGAAAGTTGAATCAGGTTTGTCAACAGAAAATTGCGATAGAGAAGATAgatgaacagaagaaaatgtatgaaaataagCTCTTTAAACTAAGCAAAGAGCTTGCACTGAgtctaaacaaaaagaaaactgatgAAAATACACTCAAGAGCAAATTTAATGATATTTGGTCAAGGTGGGTCACTGATTTGACCCAGGATGCACCACCAGTTGGTGACATTGATATTTGGGGTGATGTGATAAAGATTTTGACCGAAACTTATGAACTGTCTCTTGTTTGTGATCGTCAGGGTCAGGATAATTACAAAAGCATTGATGTTTTAGGTAATTATTCAGActatgtgatttttaaaaagcttcgAGATCATCCTCAAGCAAGTCAGCAGCCAACAGAGGAATATAGTATGTTTAATCAAATTAGCTATCAAATATGCAATACTGCAAAACAGTTGTACTCCAAGTGGAATAAGAACAATAAAAAGTCAGAAAATGAGCCAAAAGCAAATTTGTTATCAGCAGAGGATAATAGTCTTTTAAGGGCCCTTGCTGGAAATgcttttcaaaaaacaaaaaaagaaattcagcgCATCTCCAGTGCAGAAACCGGGTACAATCATAGCTACATTCAACAAATAATTGAATCTGTTAAAATCAGTGTAAATGCACATGAATCAAAGTCTGGATATATGCTCAAAAGAGAATTTAGTGTAGATCTCTGCCTCTACGTCTGTGACTTTGCAGTTGAACAGTTTACTGAGCTACACAAGAAATTCAAGGAATCCAGTGATGTGAGAGGGTACCTGGAAAAACAGAGGCCTCAGTACTTCAGAGTCTTCAAGAACTACTGCAGCGGCGCAACCTCTACAGCTGTGTTTGGTGAGTTCATTGTGGAGAAACTTGAGCCTTCCATCCTGCAAGCAGCATATGATCAAACTGCCATTGATCTgactgagaaaatgaaatgtgaagTTCCAGCCTTTAGTGGAAACCGGTCGAACCTAGAAAAACACATTCTGACATCACTAGCTGAAGAGGAGAACTTTGAGAATTATATAGAATACATTCACAAACCCAAAGAGCATTTTAATGGCTTCATTACAAAGGAAGTCAAAAACTTTATTGAAAATTCTGCGGAGGTTAtaaaaaccctgaaaaacaacatTCAGTCTAAAGGAAAGTGTGTGATAGATGCTGTGAATGAAGCAACAGTGGAGGACTGTGGAGGAAATCTGGACATGTGGCTACAGAATTTGTCCATTAGGCTAAAAGATGAGCTTCAATTTAAAGAACAAGCATGTGTCGATCAGAAAGAAATTACAGACCTTGGATTTCTTCAAGAGGTTGTAAAGAAAGGTCTGATGGACAACATGTCAAAGTTAAGCAGTAGCATTCAAGATGTATCTGTCCTCAAACTTAAAATGTTCAGGAAAAAACCTGATCAGATTCTGATAGAGCATCTGTGCCGATGCTGCTGGGTGCAGTGTCCATTTTGTAATGCTATCTGCACCAACACAATGGAGGACCACGCTGGAGATCACATGGTCCGTTTCCATCGCAACTGTGGAATCAATGGATGGTCTTTCATGTTCACAAATGACCTTGGAGTTGATTTCTGCACAACTGCCGTTTCTTCAAGTGATCTGCATTTTCGTACCTCTGCTGGAGTATTTGCTTTTAAGGAGTACCGAAAAGCAGGTGGAGAACATGCCAGATGGAACATCACTGCTGATAACTCTGAGATGCCATACTGGAAGTGGTTTGTGTGTAGATTTCAGGAAGACCTGGAAAATCATTACAAAAAAAGATTCATGGGTCATGGGGAGATTCCACCTGAATGGAAAAATTACACTAAAGATGCAGCTATTAAGAGCCTCAGTGAGTTATAG